The following proteins come from a genomic window of Nitrosopumilus sp.:
- a CDS encoding DNA repair exonuclease, whose product MSDIHLGFQKHESLQKIEQHVFEKIMDECISRKVDFILIPGDLFHVNIPEMRVQKFAFKKFREVYDAGIPIYVVYGSHDFSPVSNSVIDLLSEIGYITKVTRATSNENDTISLDFLIDEKTGAKIAGLSGLKVGKDREWYEKLDRGSLEAESGFKIFLFHGGVSEMKADSGMDGDHMPLSLLPKGFSYYAGGHMHKWNHQSFEGYPNVVYPGTPFAGYHADLEDNANGQRRGFALVEFDDVVKSVEFVEIQNTSYEIIEVNADNRKADSINQELVEKTKDIDPANKVVIIKVRGELTSGKTADVDISTIRDSLNERNAMVVNVSKNGLTSKEYSITEAKGNNKEEIETNVFSENIGQLRFDHAELLGDNGIKLAKKLLQELGQPILVNEKKNEYVPRIRNNALAILGLDKDDS is encoded by the coding sequence TTGTCTGATATTCACCTAGGTTTTCAAAAACACGAATCATTGCAAAAGATAGAGCAACATGTATTTGAAAAAATAATGGATGAATGCATTTCTCGCAAAGTAGATTTTATTTTAATCCCAGGAGATTTGTTTCATGTAAACATTCCAGAGATGAGAGTTCAGAAATTTGCATTTAAAAAATTTCGTGAAGTGTATGATGCAGGAATTCCAATATACGTAGTTTATGGGAGTCATGATTTTTCACCAGTGTCTAACTCGGTAATTGATCTGCTATCTGAAATAGGATACATTACCAAAGTGACCAGAGCAACAAGCAATGAGAATGATACCATATCTTTGGATTTTTTAATTGATGAGAAGACTGGCGCCAAAATTGCAGGACTGTCCGGACTCAAAGTAGGAAAGGACAGGGAATGGTATGAGAAACTAGACAGGGGTTCTTTGGAGGCAGAATCGGGCTTTAAGATATTCCTGTTTCACGGGGGAGTCTCTGAAATGAAGGCTGATTCAGGCATGGATGGGGACCATATGCCGCTTTCTTTACTGCCCAAGGGATTCTCATATTATGCAGGAGGACACATGCACAAATGGAATCACCAATCATTTGAGGGATATCCTAATGTCGTATATCCTGGAACTCCTTTTGCAGGGTACCATGCAGATCTGGAAGATAATGCAAATGGGCAAAGACGCGGATTTGCCCTAGTAGAGTTTGATGATGTAGTAAAGTCTGTCGAGTTTGTAGAGATTCAAAACACATCGTATGAAATCATTGAAGTTAATGCGGATAACAGAAAAGCTGATTCCATCAATCAGGAACTGGTAGAGAAAACAAAAGACATTGATCCTGCAAACAAGGTTGTAATTATTAAGGTCAGAGGAGAGTTGACTTCAGGCAAGACTGCGGACGTAGATATTTCTACAATCAGAGATAGTTTGAATGAACGCAATGCAATGGTAGTTAATGTAAGCAAGAACGGACTAACATCAAAGGAATATTCCATTACAGAAGCAAAGGGGAATAACAAAGAAGAGATTGAGACGAACGTATTTTCAGAAAACATCGGGCAATTACGTTTTGATCATGCAGAGTTGTTAGGTGATAATGGAATCAAACTTGCAAAAAAGTTACTGCAAGAATTGGGACAGCCCATCTTAGTCAATGAAAAGAAAAACGAGTACGTTCCAAGGATTCGCAACAACGCCCTGGCAATTTTAGGATTAGATAAAGATGATTCTTAA
- a CDS encoding ATP-binding protein, with the protein MDEISIVGQVVGGSFGDIVIRQKSGTNLEIGDLMVSEENGSFLILQVFALEYGSQIQDKMQQMMSGVNLEQGIVDANFYEPEFVNYVLARIKPLARVYKENNDVKIPKSLPSFFNKLRLISKDDLKFLQKEKDSIFVGYIRSGSKIIKEAEVWLPAEDVFSHHVLIPATTGRGKSNLVKTILWHVLDTNKVGALVLDAHDEYFGRNGVGLKDHPRAKENMVYYTPSNPPVGANRLTINLQSIRPEHFEGIVDFSDPQFQAIRTAHRQHRANWIRELMITNVASIENSGDTRRQGEFAVGTMMVVQRKLRLILSLEVDEEQVIVSRHEVFDSTTKGLNTVDDIVRDIEQGKVVVLDTSRLGDEAELLVGNIIASKLLQKYKDAKASGELDRKPVATIVIEEAPRVIGVDVLTSRNDNIYSTIAKEGRKFKVGLTAITQLSSVIPKTILANMNTKIILGNEMKQEREAIIASASQDLSEDDKNIASLDKGEAIITSIFVPFAMPIKVPLFEDIVKNRKSTASTGKTKVF; encoded by the coding sequence ATGGATGAGATTTCCATAGTAGGTCAGGTAGTAGGAGGAAGCTTTGGAGATATTGTAATTCGCCAAAAATCCGGAACCAACCTGGAGATTGGGGATTTGATGGTCTCTGAAGAGAACGGTTCATTTTTGATTTTGCAGGTGTTTGCATTGGAGTATGGCTCTCAAATACAAGACAAGATGCAGCAGATGATGTCCGGTGTTAATTTGGAGCAGGGAATAGTTGATGCAAATTTCTATGAACCAGAATTTGTAAACTATGTTCTAGCTAGAATCAAACCACTAGCACGAGTGTACAAAGAAAATAATGACGTAAAGATTCCAAAATCATTACCTTCGTTTTTTAACAAGTTACGATTAATTAGCAAAGATGATTTAAAATTTCTGCAAAAGGAGAAAGACTCTATCTTTGTAGGATATATCAGAAGTGGAAGCAAAATAATTAAGGAAGCCGAAGTTTGGTTGCCAGCAGAAGATGTGTTTTCGCATCACGTGTTAATTCCTGCAACTACAGGCCGTGGAAAATCAAATTTGGTAAAAACAATTCTCTGGCATGTGCTAGATACAAACAAGGTTGGCGCGTTGGTGTTAGATGCACATGACGAATACTTTGGGAGAAACGGAGTAGGACTCAAGGACCATCCAAGGGCCAAAGAGAACATGGTGTATTATACTCCGTCAAATCCACCAGTCGGCGCAAACAGATTGACAATCAATTTGCAATCAATCAGGCCGGAGCACTTTGAGGGAATTGTAGATTTTTCTGATCCTCAATTCCAGGCAATCAGAACTGCACACAGACAGCACAGGGCAAACTGGATTCGGGAATTGATGATTACCAATGTTGCATCAATTGAGAACAGTGGGGACACAAGACGACAGGGAGAGTTTGCAGTTGGTACGATGATGGTGGTTCAGCGCAAATTACGCCTGATTTTGAGCCTAGAAGTAGATGAAGAGCAGGTAATCGTATCAAGACACGAGGTCTTTGACAGTACGACAAAGGGACTCAACACAGTAGATGATATCGTACGAGACATAGAGCAAGGCAAAGTCGTAGTTTTGGATACGTCACGATTAGGGGATGAGGCAGAGTTGTTGGTCGGAAACATCATTGCATCCAAACTATTGCAGAAATACAAGGATGCCAAAGCTTCAGGAGAACTAGATAGAAAGCCGGTAGCTACCATAGTCATTGAAGAAGCACCACGTGTCATCGGTGTGGATGTGTTGACATCAAGAAATGACAACATCTATTCCACCATAGCCAAAGAAGGACGCAAGTTCAAAGTCGGACTAACTGCAATTACACAATTGAGCAGTGTCATTCCAAAAACAATTCTAGCTAACATGAATACAAAGATAATTTTGGGAAACGAGATGAAGCAGGAAAGAGAGGCAATCATAGCTTCTGCCTCCCAGGATTTATCCGAAGATGACAAAAACATTGCAAGCTTGGATAAAGGCGAGGCAATCATTACCAGTATATTTGTGCCATTTGCAATGCCAATCAAAGTTCCTTTGTTTGAGGATATAGTGAAAAACAGAAAAAGTACAGCAAGCACTGGCAAAACAAAGGTGTTTTAG